From the Thermococcus sp. 18S1 genome, one window contains:
- the cas4 gene encoding CRISPR-associated protein Cas4 gives MAGNDGSNGNDGLIEFYASEALTCPRRIYFRLKGYPERWPEFVKVRLNQGINTHNVLGEILQKRFGFELEKHLILRSRRLGFEIHGRIDAIGDFPIEIKGKTSLPSKPYDYHMAQLNIYMRWAEAEYGYLYYIKLHEEPMKVISKIDFSRFPIVKGPNFRAFEVPYDGKLFRETLRHFYSVKKAYERGKPPKGEYSYLCRFCPYRYLCYPDEE, from the coding sequence ATGGCCGGAAATGACGGAAGCAACGGGAACGATGGTCTCATCGAGTTCTACGCCAGCGAGGCCTTAACCTGCCCGAGGAGGATATACTTCAGGCTCAAGGGCTACCCCGAGAGGTGGCCGGAGTTCGTAAAGGTTAGGCTGAACCAGGGCATAAACACCCACAACGTCCTCGGTGAGATTCTGCAGAAACGCTTCGGCTTTGAGCTTGAGAAGCACCTCATTCTCAGGTCCAGGAGGCTCGGTTTCGAGATACACGGCAGGATAGACGCCATAGGCGACTTTCCGATTGAGATAAAGGGCAAGACCAGCCTTCCCAGCAAACCCTACGACTACCACATGGCCCAGCTCAACATCTACATGCGCTGGGCGGAGGCGGAGTACGGCTACCTCTACTACATAAAGCTCCACGAGGAGCCCATGAAGGTGATAAGCAAGATCGACTTTTCGCGCTTCCCCATAGTAAAAGGGCCGAACTTCAGGGCCTTTGAAGTTCCCTACGATGGCAAGCTCTTCCGCGAGACCCTCAGGCACTTCTACTCCGTCAAGAAGGCCTACGAAAGAGGAAAGCCCCCTAAGGGGGAGTACTCCTATCTGTGCCGGTTCTGCCCCTACCGCTACCTGTGCTATCCGGACGAGGAGTGA
- a CDS encoding class I SAM-dependent methyltransferase family protein, which translates to MRSTRLIKPRIREILSRELPEELVQMLPKHWVQIGDVLILPLRGELEPYKHRVAEVYAQVIGVKTVLRKGRIGGEFRETNYEILYGSDTVTVHVENGIRYKLDVAKVMFSPANVKERVRMAKVAKPGELVVDMFAGIGHLSLPMAVHGKARVIAIEKSPYTFQFLVDNIELNKVQDRMTAYNIDNRDFPGENIADRILMGYVVTTHEFIPKALSIAKDEAIIHYHNTVPERLMPEEPFRTFQEIAREYGYETEKLNELIIKRYAPGVWHVVVDVRVFKR; encoded by the coding sequence ATGAGAAGCACCAGACTCATAAAACCCCGCATCAGGGAGATACTGTCCCGCGAACTCCCGGAGGAGTTAGTCCAGATGCTCCCCAAGCACTGGGTTCAGATAGGCGATGTACTGATTCTGCCGCTCAGGGGGGAGCTTGAGCCCTACAAGCACCGCGTCGCCGAGGTCTATGCCCAGGTAATCGGGGTCAAGACCGTTCTGAGGAAGGGCAGGATAGGGGGCGAGTTCCGCGAGACGAACTACGAGATTCTCTACGGGAGCGATACCGTAACAGTGCACGTTGAGAACGGAATCAGGTACAAGCTGGACGTTGCCAAGGTCATGTTCTCCCCGGCCAACGTCAAGGAGCGCGTTAGGATGGCGAAGGTCGCGAAACCCGGCGAGCTGGTCGTCGATATGTTCGCCGGAATCGGACACCTAAGCCTTCCGATGGCAGTCCACGGAAAGGCCCGGGTGATAGCCATAGAGAAGAGCCCGTACACGTTCCAGTTTCTCGTCGATAACATCGAGCTGAACAAAGTCCAGGACAGGATGACGGCATACAACATCGACAACCGCGACTTTCCTGGGGAGAACATAGCGGACAGGATTCTGATGGGCTACGTCGTCACGACCCACGAGTTCATCCCCAAGGCCCTGAGCATAGCTAAGGATGAAGCGATAATACACTACCACAACACGGTGCCCGAGAGGCTGATGCCGGAAGAGCCCTTCAGAACGTTCCAGGAAATCGCGAGGGAGTACGGCTACGAGACCGAGAAGCTCAACGAACTGATAATCAAGCGCTACGCTCCGGGGGTCTGGCACGTCGTCGTTGACGTGAGGGTCTTCAAGAGATGA
- a CDS encoding aldehyde ferredoxin oxidoreductase family protein, which yields MEAKGGYWGKILRVNLTTKEVKVEPLPEEFPRKYLGGVGFGTRLLYDEVPAEADPLGPENKMIITPGLFVGTGIGTGSKTAFNFKSPLTNAYGRSMAGAKMGEELKKAGYDVLIIEGQSDEPVLLIVQDDDVKLVPANGYWGLTTGEARKKAKEEYPGFATAFIGPAGENLSRIATIETDDRQAGRGGPGAVLGSKKLKGILVKGTKKVPVAEPEKLRELIKEWALVFKDHPATKADMDYGSGEFLDWMNRERGTFPVRNWQMGFFKKAYEKAKEEGREHIGIDPYFWAPKYRAGRRACPMCNKPCSQYIKVESERWGTFMTDGPEYETLYSFGGVLELDDFETVAYLNYLADELGLDTISAGVTIAWAMEAYERGLLTKEEADGLELTFGNGKAAVEALKKMAHREGNLGKLLADGVKRASERLGRGSEKFAMHVKGMEPPAYDVRGIKGMALAFAVNVRGADHLTSGAYGTELVGKWWKFEGVDRTRGENKGFEIAFHENLMAVYDATGVCKFSRHMYFLEGFPPLIEALTGMNIGEAELMVIGERIMNIARAFNVREGFSRKDDTLPYRIMWEPIPEGVSKGMHVPPWELDRMLDEYYQARGWSRDGIPTRAKLIALDLPDIAEDIGAGV from the coding sequence ATGGAGGCAAAAGGCGGCTACTGGGGCAAGATTCTGAGAGTTAATCTGACCACCAAGGAGGTCAAGGTTGAGCCCCTCCCAGAGGAGTTCCCGAGGAAGTACCTCGGCGGCGTTGGCTTTGGAACCAGGCTTCTCTATGACGAGGTTCCAGCCGAGGCCGACCCGCTCGGGCCCGAGAACAAGATGATAATAACACCCGGTCTGTTCGTCGGAACCGGAATCGGAACCGGTTCAAAGACCGCCTTCAACTTCAAGAGCCCGCTTACCAACGCGTATGGCCGTTCGATGGCCGGAGCCAAGATGGGCGAGGAGCTCAAGAAGGCCGGCTACGACGTTCTCATCATCGAAGGCCAGAGTGATGAGCCAGTTCTCCTCATCGTCCAGGACGATGACGTTAAGCTCGTTCCCGCCAACGGGTACTGGGGCCTCACCACGGGCGAGGCCAGGAAGAAGGCGAAGGAGGAGTATCCGGGCTTCGCTACCGCCTTCATCGGCCCGGCCGGTGAGAACCTCAGCAGGATAGCAACGATAGAGACCGACGACAGGCAGGCCGGTAGGGGCGGTCCGGGTGCAGTCCTCGGAAGCAAGAAGCTCAAGGGAATCCTCGTCAAGGGAACCAAGAAGGTCCCCGTTGCCGAGCCGGAGAAGCTCCGCGAGCTGATCAAGGAGTGGGCGCTCGTCTTCAAGGACCACCCGGCCACCAAGGCGGACATGGACTACGGAAGCGGTGAGTTCCTTGACTGGATGAACAGGGAGCGCGGAACCTTCCCGGTCAGGAACTGGCAGATGGGCTTCTTCAAGAAGGCCTACGAGAAGGCCAAGGAGGAGGGAAGGGAGCACATCGGAATCGACCCGTACTTCTGGGCCCCGAAGTACCGCGCCGGCAGAAGGGCCTGCCCGATGTGTAACAAGCCGTGCAGCCAGTACATCAAGGTCGAGAGCGAGCGCTGGGGCACCTTCATGACCGACGGTCCGGAGTATGAGACCCTCTACTCCTTCGGCGGTGTGCTCGAGCTCGACGACTTCGAGACGGTGGCTTACCTCAACTACCTCGCCGACGAGCTCGGTCTCGATACCATCTCAGCCGGTGTCACCATAGCCTGGGCCATGGAGGCCTACGAGAGGGGCCTTCTCACCAAGGAGGAAGCGGACGGCCTTGAGCTGACCTTCGGAAACGGTAAAGCCGCCGTTGAGGCCCTCAAGAAGATGGCCCACCGCGAGGGCAACCTCGGAAAGCTCCTCGCCGACGGTGTCAAGAGGGCCAGCGAGAGGCTCGGCAGGGGCAGCGAGAAGTTCGCCATGCACGTCAAGGGCATGGAACCGCCTGCCTACGACGTCCGCGGCATAAAGGGAATGGCTTTGGCTTTCGCGGTCAACGTCCGCGGTGCAGACCACCTCACCAGCGGCGCCTACGGAACCGAACTGGTCGGCAAGTGGTGGAAGTTCGAGGGAGTTGACAGAACCAGGGGCGAGAACAAGGGATTCGAAATAGCGTTCCACGAGAACCTCATGGCGGTCTACGACGCCACCGGTGTCTGTAAGTTCTCGAGGCACATGTACTTCCTCGAGGGCTTCCCGCCGCTCATCGAGGCCCTGACCGGAATGAACATCGGCGAGGCGGAGCTGATGGTCATCGGCGAGAGGATAATGAACATCGCTCGCGCCTTCAACGTCCGCGAGGGCTTCAGCAGGAAGGACGACACGCTCCCGTACAGGATTATGTGGGAGCCAATTCCGGAGGGCGTCAGCAAGGGCATGCACGTCCCGCCGTGGGAGCTCGACAGGATGCTCGACGAGTACTACCAGGCCCGTGGATGGAGCAGGGACGGAATCCCGACCAGGGCTAAGCTCATCGCCCTCGACCTCCCGGACATCGCGGAGGACATCGGGGCTGGGGTTTGA
- the rpsJ gene encoding 30S ribosomal protein S10, producing the protein MQKARIKLASTDIKALNEVTDQIKQIAERTGVRMSGPIPLPTKRIRITTRKSPDGEGTATFDRFELRVHKRLVDIEADERAMRQIMRIRVPEDVTIEIELIS; encoded by the coding sequence ATGCAGAAGGCAAGGATTAAGCTTGCGAGCACGGACATTAAGGCCCTCAACGAGGTCACCGACCAGATCAAGCAGATCGCCGAGAGGACCGGCGTCAGGATGAGCGGACCCATCCCGCTCCCGACCAAGAGGATAAGGATCACCACCAGGAAGAGCCCGGACGGAGAGGGCACCGCCACCTTTGACAGGTTCGAGCTCCGCGTTCACAAGAGGCTCGTTGACATTGAGGCCGACGAAAGGGCCATGCGCCAGATCATGCGCATCCGCGTCCCTGAGGACGTCACCATCGAGATCGAGCTCATCTCCTGA
- the tuf gene encoding translation elongation factor EF-1 subunit alpha yields MAKEKPHINIVFIGHVDHGKSTTVGRLLFDSQNIPENIIQKFEQMGEKGKSFKFAWVMDRLKEERERGITIDVAHTKFETPHRYITIIDAPGHRDFVKNMITGASQADAAVLVVAVTDGVMPQTKEHAFLAKTLGINHIIVSLNKMDMVNYDEKKFKQVAEQVKKLLMMLGYKDVQVIPTSAWEGDNIVKKSDKMPWYNGPTLFEALDQIPEPPKPTDKPLRIPIQDVYSIKGVGTVPVGRVETGVLKVGDVVIFEPASTIFHKPIQGEVKSIEMHHESMSEALPGDNIGFNVRGVGKNDIKRGDVAGHSNNPPTVVRPKDTFKAQIIVLNHPTAITVGYTPVLHAHTLQVAVRFEQLLAKLDPRTGNIVEENPQFIKTGDSAIVVLRPTKPMVIEPVKEIPQMGRFAIRDMGQTVAAGMVISVQKAE; encoded by the coding sequence ATGGCTAAGGAGAAGCCGCACATTAACATTGTCTTTATCGGACACGTCGACCACGGAAAGAGCACCACCGTTGGAAGGCTCCTGTTCGACAGCCAGAACATTCCGGAGAACATCATCCAGAAGTTCGAGCAGATGGGTGAGAAGGGTAAGTCCTTCAAGTTCGCTTGGGTCATGGACAGGCTCAAGGAGGAGCGCGAGAGGGGTATCACCATCGACGTCGCCCACACCAAGTTCGAGACCCCGCACAGGTACATCACCATCATCGACGCTCCGGGCCACAGGGACTTCGTTAAGAACATGATCACCGGTGCCAGCCAGGCTGACGCCGCCGTTCTCGTCGTCGCCGTCACCGACGGTGTCATGCCGCAGACCAAGGAGCACGCCTTCCTCGCCAAGACCCTCGGTATCAACCACATCATCGTCTCCCTCAACAAGATGGACATGGTCAACTACGACGAGAAGAAGTTCAAGCAGGTCGCCGAGCAGGTTAAGAAGCTCCTCATGATGCTCGGCTACAAGGACGTCCAGGTCATCCCGACCAGCGCTTGGGAGGGCGACAACATCGTCAAGAAGAGCGACAAGATGCCCTGGTACAACGGCCCGACCCTCTTCGAGGCCCTCGACCAGATACCGGAGCCGCCGAAGCCGACCGACAAGCCGCTCCGCATCCCGATCCAGGACGTCTACTCCATTAAGGGTGTCGGTACCGTCCCGGTCGGCCGTGTCGAGACCGGTGTCCTCAAGGTCGGTGACGTCGTCATCTTCGAGCCGGCCAGCACCATCTTCCACAAGCCGATCCAGGGTGAGGTCAAGAGCATCGAGATGCACCACGAGTCCATGTCCGAGGCCCTTCCGGGTGACAACATCGGATTCAACGTCCGTGGCGTTGGTAAGAACGACATAAAGCGCGGTGACGTTGCCGGACACAGCAACAACCCGCCGACCGTCGTCAGGCCGAAGGACACCTTCAAGGCCCAGATCATCGTCCTCAACCACCCGACCGCCATCACCGTCGGTTACACCCCGGTCCTCCACGCCCACACCCTCCAGGTCGCCGTCAGGTTCGAGCAGCTCCTCGCCAAGCTCGACCCGAGGACCGGTAACATCGTCGAGGAGAACCCGCAGTTCATCAAGACCGGTGACTCCGCCATCGTCGTCCTCAGGCCGACCAAGCCGATGGTCATCGAGCCGGTCAAGGAGATCCCGCAGATGGGCAGGTTCGCCATCCGTGACATGGGCCAGACCGTCGCTGCCGGTATGGTCATCTCCGTTCAGAAGGCCGAGTGA
- a CDS encoding elongation factor EF-2, giving the protein MGRREEMVAKIKELMTQPERIRNMGIAAHIDHGKTTLSDNLLAGAGMISEELAGKQLVLDFDEQEQARGITINAANVSMVHTYEGQDYLINLIDTPGHVDFGGDVTRAMRAIDGAIIVVDAVEGVMPQTETVLRQALREYVKPVLFINKVDRLIKELKLGPNDILQRFAKIITDVNRLIKKYAPDEFKNQWFVKVEDGSVAFGSAYYNWALSVPYMKKTGVSFKDIVELTNAGDLKTLRQKAPLHVVVLDMVVKHLPNPLEAQKYRIPHLWRGDVESEVGQAMMNCDPKGKMVMVVTKIILDKHAGEVSTGRVWSGTVKTGQEVHLINAKRKARIQQVGIYMGPERVNMEAVPAGNIVAVTGLRDAMAGETVSQEQIEPFEALHYASEPVVTVAIEAKNVKDLPKLIEALRQLAKEDPTLHVKIDEETGQHLLSGMGELHLEVKLVKLKEDWKLDVDVSPPIVVYRESVSKISPIVEGKSPNKHNRFYITVEPLPDQIYEAIHEGLIPEGRPKDPKAVAKKLAELGMDYEVAKGIVDIYHGNIFLDNTKGIQYLNEVMDLLVDGFHQAMDEGPLAKEPVMKVMVRLHDAKIHEDNVHRGPAQIYPAIRSAIQCAMMKAQPILYEPYQKVIINVPYEYMGAVSREINQRRGQLIDMRQEGEVMIIISEAPVAEMFGFAGAIRGATSGRALWSTEHAGFKRVPGELATNIIRQIRQRKGLDPNPPREQDVCPQQ; this is encoded by the coding sequence ATGGGAAGAAGGGAAGAGATGGTTGCGAAGATTAAAGAGCTCATGACCCAGCCCGAGAGGATCAGGAACATGGGTATTGCTGCTCACATTGACCACGGTAAGACGACGCTGAGCGACAACCTGCTCGCCGGTGCCGGAATGATAAGCGAGGAGCTTGCCGGAAAGCAGCTCGTCCTCGACTTCGACGAGCAGGAGCAGGCGAGAGGAATCACCATCAACGCGGCCAACGTTTCGATGGTTCACACCTACGAGGGCCAGGACTACCTCATCAACCTCATCGACACCCCGGGTCACGTTGACTTCGGTGGTGACGTTACCAGGGCCATGCGTGCCATCGACGGTGCCATCATCGTCGTTGACGCCGTTGAGGGTGTCATGCCCCAGACCGAGACCGTTCTCAGGCAGGCCCTGAGGGAGTACGTCAAGCCGGTTCTCTTCATCAACAAGGTTGACCGTCTCATCAAGGAGCTCAAGCTCGGTCCGAACGACATTCTCCAGAGGTTCGCCAAGATCATCACCGATGTCAACAGGCTCATCAAGAAGTACGCCCCGGACGAGTTCAAGAACCAGTGGTTCGTCAAGGTCGAGGACGGTAGCGTTGCCTTCGGTTCAGCCTACTACAACTGGGCCCTCAGCGTCCCGTACATGAAGAAGACCGGTGTTTCCTTCAAGGACATCGTCGAGCTCACCAACGCGGGCGACCTCAAGACCCTCAGGCAGAAGGCCCCGCTCCACGTCGTCGTCCTCGATATGGTCGTTAAGCACCTGCCGAACCCGCTCGAGGCCCAGAAGTACAGGATCCCGCACCTCTGGAGGGGCGACGTCGAGAGCGAGGTCGGCCAGGCTATGATGAACTGCGACCCGAAGGGCAAGATGGTCATGGTCGTCACCAAGATCATCCTCGACAAGCACGCCGGCGAGGTTTCAACCGGCCGTGTCTGGAGCGGTACGGTTAAGACTGGTCAGGAGGTTCACCTCATCAACGCCAAGAGGAAGGCCAGGATCCAGCAGGTCGGTATTTACATGGGTCCCGAGAGGGTCAACATGGAGGCCGTTCCGGCCGGTAACATCGTCGCCGTCACCGGACTGCGCGACGCCATGGCCGGTGAGACCGTCTCCCAGGAGCAGATCGAGCCGTTCGAGGCCCTCCACTACGCCAGCGAGCCGGTCGTTACCGTCGCCATCGAGGCCAAGAACGTTAAGGACCTTCCGAAGCTCATCGAGGCGCTCAGGCAGCTCGCCAAGGAGGACCCGACGCTCCACGTCAAGATCGACGAGGAGACCGGCCAGCACCTCCTCAGCGGTATGGGTGAGCTCCACCTCGAGGTCAAGCTCGTCAAGCTCAAGGAGGACTGGAAGCTCGACGTTGATGTCAGCCCGCCGATCGTTGTCTACCGCGAGAGCGTCAGCAAGATCAGCCCGATAGTCGAAGGAAAGTCCCCGAACAAGCACAACAGGTTCTACATCACCGTGGAGCCGCTTCCGGACCAGATATACGAGGCCATCCACGAGGGACTCATCCCCGAGGGCAGGCCGAAGGATCCGAAGGCCGTCGCCAAGAAGCTCGCCGAGCTCGGCATGGACTACGAGGTTGCCAAGGGTATAGTTGACATATACCACGGCAACATATTCCTCGACAACACCAAGGGTATCCAGTACCTCAACGAGGTCATGGACCTCCTCGTCGACGGATTCCACCAGGCTATGGACGAGGGTCCGCTCGCCAAGGAGCCGGTCATGAAGGTTATGGTCAGGCTCCACGACGCCAAGATCCACGAGGACAACGTCCACCGCGGTCCGGCCCAGATATACCCGGCCATCAGGAGTGCCATCCAGTGCGCCATGATGAAGGCCCAGCCGATCCTCTACGAGCCCTACCAGAAGGTCATCATCAACGTGCCCTACGAGTACATGGGTGCCGTCAGCAGGGAGATCAACCAGAGGCGCGGCCAGCTCATCGACATGAGGCAGGAGGGCGAGGTCATGATCATCATCTCGGAGGCCCCGGTCGCCGAGATGTTCGGATTCGCCGGAGCCATCCGTGGCGCCACCAGCGGAAGGGCCCTCTGGAGCACCGAGCACGCCGGCTTCAAGAGGGTTCCGGGAGAGCTGGCCACCAACATCATCAGGCAGATCAGGCAGAGGAAGGGTCTCGACCCGAACCCGCCGAGGGAGCAGGACGTCTGCCCGCAGCAGTGA